From Methanobacterium sp., a single genomic window includes:
- the rrp42 gene encoding exosome complex protein Rrp42: MSSIIPEITRKSITELIKKGERADGRSKYDYRDISLEVGVIEKAEGSARVKIGNTQIMIGIKPQIGEPFPDTPNVGVLMTNSELLPMASPTFEPGPPDERSVEIARVVDRCLREGEVLDLEKLCILEGEKVWMIFLDIHVLDYDGNLIDAAVLGSVAALMNTKIPSVSVEDSRVIVDEENKIPLHINEKPLMCTFAKIGDELVVDPSLEEENIMGARISVAVREDGSLCAMQKGGEDPLTREEVIKAVKSTGEKTKELREHLP; this comes from the coding sequence ATGAGTAGTATTATTCCTGAAATTACAAGAAAAAGTATAACTGAACTTATCAAAAAAGGAGAGCGTGCAGACGGTAGATCTAAATACGATTACAGAGACATATCTCTTGAAGTAGGAGTAATTGAAAAGGCTGAAGGATCTGCAAGGGTTAAAATAGGTAACACCCAGATTATGATAGGAATAAAACCTCAAATAGGTGAACCTTTCCCAGATACTCCTAATGTTGGTGTTTTGATGACCAATTCAGAATTATTGCCCATGGCATCCCCTACATTTGAGCCAGGGCCCCCTGATGAAAGATCTGTAGAAATAGCAAGGGTGGTGGACCGCTGTTTAAGAGAAGGTGAAGTGCTTGATCTGGAAAAACTATGCATACTTGAAGGTGAAAAAGTATGGATGATATTTTTAGACATTCATGTTCTGGATTACGATGGTAACTTGATAGATGCTGCAGTTTTAGGAAGTGTAGCAGCACTCATGAACACAAAAATACCCTCTGTAAGTGTTGAAGACTCCCGGGTTATTGTGGATGAAGAAAATAAAATTCCACTTCATATAAATGAAAAACCTTTAATGTGTACATTTGCAAAAATAGGTGATGAGCTGGTCGTCGACCCTTCACTTGAAGAAGAAAATATTATGGGTGCCCGAATTTCAGTTGCTGTTAGAGAAGACGGCAGCCTGTGTGCAATGCAAAAGGGTGGCGAAGATCCACTAACCCGCGAAGAAGTAATTAAAGCAGTTAAAAGTACAGGTGAAAAAACAAAAGAACTTAGAGAACATTTACCTTAA
- the rpl37A gene encoding 50S ribosomal protein L37Ae, with protein MAKTKKVGITGRFGSRYGRKAKRTVKSIEEKMKKDHTCPQCDRIGVKRVSTGIWKCRKCSTVFTGGAYVPQTPMARTAARNIKRIVGGL; from the coding sequence ATGGCAAAAACCAAAAAAGTAGGAATTACAGGACGTTTCGGTTCAAGATACGGAAGAAAAGCAAAAAGAACCGTTAAAAGTATAGAAGAAAAAATGAAAAAAGATCATACCTGTCCTCAATGTGATAGAATCGGTGTTAAAAGAGTAAGCACAGGTATATGGAAATGTAGAAAGTGCAGCACTGTATTTACAGGCGGCGCATATGTTCCACAAACTCCAATGGCCAGAACAGCAGCAAGAAACATCAAGAGGATTGTTGGAGGTTTATAA
- a CDS encoding DNA-directed RNA polymerase subunit P, which produces MYKCAKCGTLVDLKGYTEAKCPKCRYRILFKEIPPVKRDIKAR; this is translated from the coding sequence TTGTACAAGTGTGCAAAATGCGGTACTTTAGTTGACCTTAAAGGATATACTGAAGCAAAATGTCCAAAATGCAGGTACAGAATCCTCTTTAAAGAAATTCCCCCAGTTAAAAGAGATATAAAAGCCAGATAG
- a CDS encoding ribosomal biogenesis protein translates to MFITTSRKPSAKTRSFCRSLSRALNADYTNRGKMSFRDVLIKASGFKIIAVVSEIKGNPSRIEFYNQKGEILLTLYITEAILDLDGRINPDKLTLRCEVDELKGKLLDILEIKEDGEGSNENLLWIKKRDGKAIFEFYGNDGSVVNPKIYVRRFE, encoded by the coding sequence ATGTTTATAACAACATCAAGGAAACCATCCGCTAAAACAAGATCATTTTGCCGAAGCTTAAGTCGTGCATTAAACGCTGATTATACCAACAGAGGCAAAATGAGTTTTCGAGATGTTTTAATTAAAGCATCTGGATTTAAAATAATTGCAGTTGTTTCTGAGATTAAAGGAAACCCCAGTAGAATTGAATTCTACAATCAAAAAGGCGAAATTCTGCTAACTCTCTATATTACAGAGGCAATTTTAGATTTAGATGGCAGAATAAATCCAGATAAGCTGACCCTAAGGTGTGAAGTCGACGAACTAAAGGGGAAGCTCTTAGACATCCTTGAAATAAAAGAGGATGGTGAAGGCTCAAATGAAAACCTGCTCTGGATTAAAAAAAGAGACGGTAAAGCCATATTTGAGTTTTATGGCAATGATGGTTCAGTTGTAAACCCTAAAATTTACGTTAGAAGATTTGAATGA
- a CDS encoding KEOPS complex subunit Pcc1, with the protein MNAPECIKAEFKIKFENREDAEVVLKTIEVELKTAPSDRSSVTASLKENTLHLTINAEDTRIARASLNSYLRWIILSYDIQKLKQNCLV; encoded by the coding sequence ATGAATGCCCCAGAATGCATAAAAGCAGAGTTCAAAATAAAATTTGAAAACAGGGAAGATGCAGAAGTAGTTTTAAAGACAATAGAAGTAGAACTTAAAACTGCACCTTCAGATAGGTCCTCTGTAACTGCCAGTTTAAAGGAGAACACACTGCATTTAACAATCAATGCAGAAGATACCCGCATCGCTCGAGCATCACTAAATTCATATCTCAGGTGGATAATACTGTCTTATGACATTCAAAAGTTGAAACAAAATTGTTTGGTTTGA
- a CDS encoding prefoldin subunit beta, whose translation MELPQNIQHQLAQFQQAQQQAQAISMQKQSIDLQIKESEKALKELKKIEEDGDVYKSAGTLLIKVKKDDITRELEDKLETLKLREKTIKRQEERIMNRLQEMQASLQEAMQGPGAQ comes from the coding sequence ATGGAACTTCCACAAAATATACAGCATCAATTAGCACAATTTCAGCAGGCCCAGCAACAGGCACAGGCAATTTCAATGCAAAAACAAAGCATTGACCTGCAGATTAAAGAATCTGAAAAAGCGCTTAAAGAGTTAAAAAAGATTGAAGAAGATGGAGATGTCTACAAAAGTGCTGGAACATTGCTTATAAAAGTTAAAAAAGATGATATAACCAGAGAACTTGAAGATAAACTTGAAACCCTCAAGCTTCGTGAAAAAACCATCAAAAGACAGGAAGAACGTATTATGAACAGGCTTCAGGAAATGCAGGCTTCTCTTCAAGAAGCAATGCAGGGGCCAGGGGCACAGTAG
- a CDS encoding DUF3194 domain-containing protein, producing the protein MKKLSDAKLDEISEAAVSSAEDYILSRVSKKEIIDIDISVELIYNDELDVDVQVNVIFDDLSSADPRIADEAAEHAIKEIEKILK; encoded by the coding sequence TTGAAGAAACTTTCTGATGCCAAACTGGATGAAATCTCAGAAGCTGCAGTGTCTTCTGCAGAAGATTATATTTTATCCAGGGTTTCAAAAAAAGAGATCATCGACATTGATATTAGCGTGGAACTCATCTACAACGACGAGTTAGATGTGGATGTACAGGTTAATGTTATATTCGATGATCTTTCTTCTGCAGACCCTCGGATTGCAGATGAAGCTGCAGAACATGCAATTAAAGAAATTGAAAAGATCCTTAAATGA
- a CDS encoding HisA/HisF family protein, with amino-acid sequence MIIPVLDLKNRIAVSGKSGERETYTPLDTVFHDSSSPLKIAKALSKAGASRIYIADLDAIEGKGSNFQVIKNINDIVSVMIDCGANDIASVKIALEAADYVIVATETLKNIEDLNQIFNSFPEDRLIISIDIKNRKLFSKYLKISLEELIQKIKEINPPEVILLDISKVGSESGVNMDLIKKINAIGGSLIIGGGIRDEDIIQLEKAGLNKFLVGSALHKGKLKIKF; translated from the coding sequence ATGATAATACCAGTTTTAGATCTAAAGAACAGAATTGCAGTTTCAGGAAAATCAGGTGAAAGAGAAACCTACACACCACTGGACACAGTATTTCATGATTCATCTTCACCACTTAAAATCGCAAAGGCATTAAGTAAAGCTGGAGCATCAAGAATTTATATTGCAGATTTAGACGCTATAGAAGGTAAAGGATCTAATTTTCAGGTAATCAAAAATATTAATGACATAGTCTCTGTAATGATTGACTGTGGTGCAAACGATATAGCAAGTGTAAAAATTGCACTTGAAGCTGCGGATTATGTCATAGTTGCAACAGAAACTCTTAAAAATATTGAAGACTTGAACCAAATTTTCAATAGTTTTCCAGAGGATAGATTGATAATATCAATAGACATTAAAAACAGAAAACTTTTCAGCAAGTACTTAAAAATAAGTCTTGAAGAGTTAATTCAAAAAATTAAAGAAATAAACCCTCCTGAAGTCATACTACTTGATATTTCAAAAGTTGGATCAGAAAGTGGCGTAAATATGGACTTAATAAAAAAAATCAATGCAATTGGAGGATCATTGATTATTGGGGGCGGCATAAGAGATGAAGACATAATTCAACTTGAAAAGGCAGGATTGAATAAATTTTTAGTGGGTTCAGCACTTCATAAGGGTAAATTAAAGATCAAATTTTAG
- a CDS encoding CDC48 family AAA ATPase: MPENGEIELRVAESLQKDVGKGIVRIDKSLLHKIGAVPGDLVEIIGKRLTGALVGEAYPADVGLEIVRMDGLTRSNAGTSISEMVTIRKAEIREAKKIVLAPAVKGIRIMAPGEILKRNLMGRAVSKGDVLTLISPRRTRETFREFPDVGSIFSGFFDVSTPFSLGEIKFAVVSTSPAGIVRITEITEIEMRPEAVKIIEKKVPDVTYDDVGGLKKEISRVREMIELPLRHPEIFDRLGIDPPKGVLLHGPPGTGKTLLAKALANESNANFIAINGPEIMSKYVGEAEKRIRDFFKDAEDSAPSILFIDEIDAIAPRREEVTGEVERRVVAQILALMDGLKERGKVIVVGATNRPDALDPAIRRPGRFDREIGLRVPDREGRCEILQIHTRGMPLADDVHLDEFSEITHGFVGADLAALCREAAMNALRNVLPDIDLEESTIPKEILEKLFVTKKDFLDALKFISPSALREVFIEVPNIHWVDIGGLDELKQSLKEVVEWPMKYPDAFKTIGIEPPKGILLFGPPGTGKTMLSKAVATESQANFISVKGSEILSKWFGESERKISEIFNKAKQASPCIVFFDELDAIAPMRGTGIGEPRVVERMVNTLLSEMDGLEELKGVIVLGATNRPDLLDPALLRPGRFDEVVLVPPPDEKSRLEIFRVHAKGMSLDGDVDIKELAKKTEGYSGADIAALCRKAGMLALHENIENKKVSLKHFKEAMERTGPSITPELVRHYESITQKLERGLEPKAREEFREVA; encoded by the coding sequence ATGCCTGAAAACGGTGAAATCGAGCTAAGAGTTGCAGAATCGCTTCAAAAGGACGTTGGAAAGGGTATTGTTAGAATTGATAAAAGTTTACTCCATAAAATTGGTGCTGTGCCTGGAGATCTTGTGGAAATAATAGGTAAAAGATTAACAGGTGCCCTTGTTGGGGAAGCTTACCCTGCAGATGTTGGTCTTGAAATAGTGAGAATGGATGGCCTTACAAGGTCAAATGCAGGGACATCAATAAGCGAAATGGTAACAATAAGGAAGGCTGAAATTAGAGAGGCAAAAAAAATTGTTCTTGCTCCTGCAGTAAAAGGTATACGTATAATGGCCCCTGGAGAAATACTCAAAAGAAATCTGATGGGAAGGGCTGTTTCTAAGGGTGATGTTCTAACTTTGATATCTCCCAGAAGAACAAGGGAAACCTTCAGGGAATTTCCAGATGTTGGAAGCATATTCAGCGGGTTCTTTGATGTATCAACACCCTTTTCTCTTGGAGAAATAAAATTTGCTGTTGTATCAACCAGCCCTGCTGGTATCGTAAGGATCACTGAAATAACTGAAATTGAAATGCGCCCAGAAGCTGTAAAGATCATTGAAAAAAAGGTTCCAGACGTTACCTATGATGATGTGGGAGGGCTGAAAAAAGAAATATCAAGAGTAAGGGAGATGATAGAACTTCCATTGCGTCATCCAGAGATATTTGACAGGCTCGGCATTGACCCTCCTAAAGGGGTTCTTTTACACGGCCCTCCAGGCACTGGAAAAACCCTCCTTGCCAAGGCACTGGCCAATGAAAGCAATGCCAATTTCATAGCTATAAACGGTCCTGAAATCATGAGTAAATATGTTGGTGAGGCTGAAAAGAGGATAAGGGACTTTTTCAAGGATGCAGAAGACAGTGCACCATCCATATTATTTATAGATGAAATCGATGCCATAGCACCCCGGAGAGAAGAAGTCACCGGAGAGGTGGAAAGACGGGTTGTAGCCCAGATACTTGCACTTATGGATGGCCTAAAGGAGAGGGGCAAGGTTATAGTAGTAGGGGCAACCAACCGGCCAGATGCTCTTGACCCTGCCATTAGACGGCCGGGAAGGTTTGACAGAGAGATAGGACTGCGCGTTCCAGACAGAGAGGGTAGATGTGAAATACTGCAGATCCACACAAGAGGCATGCCCCTTGCAGATGATGTTCACCTTGACGAATTTTCTGAGATTACACATGGATTTGTAGGGGCAGATTTAGCTGCTCTCTGCCGTGAAGCTGCCATGAATGCACTTCGAAATGTACTGCCAGATATAGACCTTGAGGAATCCACAATTCCCAAAGAAATTTTAGAAAAGCTTTTTGTAACAAAGAAGGATTTTCTTGATGCACTTAAATTTATAAGCCCTTCTGCACTTCGTGAAGTTTTCATAGAGGTCCCAAACATTCACTGGGTTGATATTGGAGGACTGGACGAATTGAAACAGTCCTTAAAAGAAGTTGTGGAGTGGCCTATGAAATACCCGGATGCTTTTAAAACTATTGGAATCGAACCTCCCAAAGGAATACTTCTATTTGGGCCTCCAGGCACAGGTAAAACTATGTTATCTAAAGCTGTGGCCACAGAGTCCCAGGCTAACTTTATAAGCGTTAAAGGATCAGAGATACTCAGTAAATGGTTTGGAGAATCAGAGCGGAAGATATCTGAGATATTCAATAAGGCTAAACAGGCATCACCATGTATTGTATTTTTTGATGAACTGGACGCTATAGCCCCCATGAGAGGTACCGGGATTGGGGAGCCCCGTGTAGTTGAACGTATGGTGAACACGCTACTTTCTGAAATGGACGGATTAGAAGAATTAAAGGGAGTTATTGTTCTTGGAGCAACTAACAGGCCTGATCTACTTGATCCTGCACTACTTCGACCAGGGAGATTTGATGAAGTGGTTCTGGTACCTCCTCCAGATGAAAAATCTCGGCTGGAGATATTTAGGGTGCATGCAAAAGGCATGTCTCTTGATGGTGATGTGGACATAAAGGAATTGGCTAAAAAGACAGAAGGTTACTCTGGAGCGGATATAGCTGCTCTCTGCAGAAAGGCAGGTATGCTTGCACTTCACGAAAACATTGAAAACAAAAAAGTCTCTTTGAAGCACTTTAAAGAGGCCATGGAACGAACAGGACCATCAATAACACCGGAACTGGTCAGACATTATGAAAGTATAACCCAGAAACTTGAAAGGGGTCTGGAACCAAAGGCAAGAGAAGAGTTTAGAGAAGTGGCCTGA
- a CDS encoding PfkB family carbohydrate kinase produces MSHITLIGPVTQDTIIKGSLNYKSAGGPVFYQSSVLSNLKINTRALITISRDDEYLLKAFPSSVDIIPFYVNETIKFQNIYPDNDPNHRIQKAKIPQNPIKNISNHINDSDILLLGPLCPYDIPFKTIEELSKLKTPIYLGAQGYLRHINGNRIVLKPWSGFKKFLKHIDILFMDENESSIILGKRYSLGKTARILTSFGPEEVIITCGSYGSFIYSAKLDKSYIIPAFKPQKIEDPTGLGDTYMAAYAACKLETEDPKKCGLFAAAASALKLENKGPFKGERRSIMNICKKIMN; encoded by the coding sequence ATGTCCCACATAACGTTAATAGGCCCTGTAACCCAGGATACCATAATAAAAGGCAGTTTAAATTATAAATCTGCTGGTGGGCCTGTATTTTATCAGTCAAGTGTGTTATCAAACCTCAAAATCAATACCCGAGCACTTATAACCATTTCCAGGGATGATGAGTATTTATTGAAGGCATTTCCATCCAGTGTAGATATCATCCCATTTTATGTAAATGAAACAATAAAATTCCAGAATATTTATCCAGATAATGACCCCAATCACAGAATACAGAAGGCAAAAATCCCACAAAATCCGATTAAAAACATTTCAAATCATATTAATGATTCAGATATCCTTCTTTTAGGACCTCTCTGTCCCTATGACATTCCTTTTAAAACAATTGAGGAGTTATCAAAACTAAAAACACCGATTTATCTTGGAGCACAGGGATATTTAAGACATATTAATGGGAATAGAATTGTATTGAAGCCCTGGAGCGGATTTAAAAAATTTTTAAAGCACATTGACATTCTATTTATGGATGAAAATGAATCTTCCATTATCCTTGGAAAAAGATATTCACTGGGGAAAACTGCAAGAATACTTACATCTTTTGGGCCTGAAGAGGTTATAATAACCTGTGGAAGTTATGGATCATTTATTTACTCTGCAAAACTGGATAAATCATACATAATTCCTGCCTTTAAACCCCAGAAAATTGAAGACCCTACAGGACTTGGAGATACATACATGGCAGCTTATGCAGCCTGTAAACTTGAAACAGAAGATCCAAAAAAGTGTGGACTCTTTGCTGCAGCAGCATCAGCTCTTAAACTTGAAAACAAAGGTCCTTTTAAGGGAGAAAGGAGGTCAATTATGAATATATGCAAAAAAATCATGAATTAA